The nucleotide window CTGAAGCCAAGTAATCCGATCGGTATTCTTTTATTTTTTAAATGTGTGCGAAATGTATTTACTGCTGAACTTGCATCTTGAGATAATAAATTAAGATTAGTAGTGTCAATATTATTCGTGCCAACGGATGGGCCTACATATACACCACCAGATTCTCCAACTCCACGTTTATCATATGTTAATACAGCAATACCTTCTTTGGCAAGACGTTTAGCGAACTCCATTTCTCTTTTTACAGGATCAGACCCATGAACAATTACAACAGCTGCAAATGCTTTTTTAGGTGTTAAAATTGAGCCTGCAAGAGTGATGCCCTGACTTTCAAACTTTACATCTTGAATGGCGAAGTCGGCCGATTGAGAAAATGCCATTTCTGGTAAAATCATTAATAATAGCCACAGAAATAAGTTAGAAGAAAAGTTAATGTTCATTTTGGCTTAATATAAAAATTACGTTATATCCTTGGGATTGTGTTAGCATTGTCTTCAACATCAGTTTGACTAAAAACCTCCACCCCGTTTTTGATAATTCGTTATTATCTAAATATAATCGGTAACTACTATTTTTTTTAAATTACCTCTGGTTTCGTCCAGCCAGGGTTTACGGCTGGTTTTTATTTTGTTTTGGTAACCGTGAATTTCATTTCATTACTTCGTCTGTTCGTCCCGATATTTATCGGGACTCGGGTGTTCATGCTGCGCACGCAACGAAATCCTTGCTGTTATCGGCTGCCTTTCTGTTCGTCCGAAGTGTCGTTAATTCTTTATTGCTCATCGTCTGTCGTTAATAGCTACAACTTTGTCAATAATGAATTTAGCAAAATCGGGAGATAGTTTCAATTTGTCTTTGCCGTAATTTAATGCACCTAAAGTTTGTCCGCCAACTGCTGTAATGGCTTCGTCAGGATTAGCTGCCAAAAATTCGTCTTTGAGAGAGTTTATCCAAAGATTATGACTTCCCCAAGTCGCACCAAAGTTTGGAGTTAAATTTTCTGCATCCACATACCAAGGCCATCTTTCCAACCAATCATCCTCCTCAATTTCTTCAGGTGTCGCCATTTGCGGAAAAGACGTTACTCTGTAAACCGATAAAATTTTTGTTGTGCCAACTCCGTAGGCAATAAGAATGTCATTCGGCTTTACTCCATTCGGTCTCAACTTAGAAAAGTTTAATTCTTGTTCTAAACTATTAAAAAGCCTATCCTCCGTTACAGGATTGTCTGTAACACCAATAGGTTTGAGCCAAAATACAATTGTGTCGTTAAGCTGAGAAGTCCAACTTGAAGAAGAAAGTAAGTCAGTAAGTTTTAAGTCAATATCCCGTGTTTCTGTCTGTGGTTGTTTTGCTAAAAAGTTTGTCGTTGCTTGTTGCATACGATATATTTCGTCAAAGCTCAAATTTGAAAACTCAATGCTATCAAGAATTGATGTTTCAAGTTTTTTGATTTCAACTTTATCTGAAATTTCTATACCCCACTCGTGGTTTCTGGAAAGTCCGCTGTCTGTAAAGTTTGCAGATGACACAATTGCGGAAACATAATTGTCGTCCTTTTTGAAGATATAAATTTTGCCGTGCAACTTGTTGTTAAGTGAAATTTGGTTAATCACTTTTTTGTCTTTGATGTCGGGAAATTCAATAAAAGAAATAAGTGAACTGATTTTCTTTATTTGGTCAAACGACTTTGGTGAAAGTGTCGTGATTAAGTGTAGTTTTTTTAGTTGCGAAAAGTCAACCTCGCCAAAGAAGTCCGCAAAGTCTGTCATTAGAAATGGACTTGTGAGGATTACTGTGTCACTGTCCCCGAACAGTTCTTTTAGTCGAGTTGAGTGGTTATCCGTGACGGATAAGTTGTTTATTATTTTAAAATCCATTTGTTGCAGTGTCGTTGTTTAAGGTAGCCGATAACTTGTTTATACGTATGATAATGTCATACAAAGCGATCCCGTTTTACTAGATATGTATGATGTGGGATATACTTTATTTGAAACCAAATATAAATATTAATTCTTACAAATAATCAAAATAACTTTCGCAATCGATTAGGAGGATGCATAATAAAATCAGGTCATGAGACTTCAAAGAGGTGGACGGTTACAAGCTGTGCTTCTGTTCTTTGTCATACATATTGCCAAACAACGGTTACAGGATGTTGTTATTCTTTAGGTTTTGTTTATTTTATAGTGATTTCAGATTTTCCATTAAACAAATCACGGAAGCAAATCAAAATAATACCAATAACGTTAATTGTTGTTGTAGTAATTAAAGTGTTTAAAACACTATCGGATAGACAAAATTTATCATTATTGTTTACTAAAATATACGCAACAATAAGTAACCAAATAGAAATTGTAGCAGAAGCCCAATAAGACATTTTAGTTCTTAATCCTGTTTAGCAATGAATCTACTTACTTTTGCTGTTTCTAAACTGTAAGACAGTAACGCAGTTTGTATTTCACCTCTGTTAAAGTCTTCTTGTGTTGGAGGTGTTTCAGGTTGAAGAGGTATTCTTCCTAAATTTTCATCAAAACTACTCATTAAGCAGAGGGTGTTAGCTTTGATTTATAATGCTCATAAATACTATCATCGTTTAGTATAGAATTGCAACCTGGACAGTACACCTCTTTCCAAGGTGTTCCTTCTTGGTGAGTTAAAGCACTTAGATAAACACCATCAAACTTTCCATAAATACTCCAAATTTTATCTAAAAATTTTTCGTCTTCTGATGTTATTTTTTCTCCTGAAGCTTGGTTAGGTAATTTATCCTTTATTTTCAAATCTCCAACTCTTTTCAAGTTCCCATATAGAGAGGGAAAAACTGGACCATAGTCCCAAGCTACTGGCTGTTCGTTTAGTAGTTTTTTAGTCTTTTCTGTAACTGCTAAATACCAACCGTAAGCAATGTAAGTAAGTTTTAGTAATTTCATAGGTGTTAACTCTCCGTCTTTGGAGTGCTTTTCTATAAAATAATTTGCTATTGTAGTTGGACTATACGACATAACTCTTTGTTTTTCTTCTTCCCGCAAAAATACTAAAAATAAGACAATTAACAAAACTGCTATAATTACGTATTCCATTTTCTGTTAGTTTCTTTTTCAACGTACAGCTTGGTTTACAATATCCTGTAACTTGTTTATACGTATGATAATGTCATACAAAGCTATCCCCTTTTAGTTAGATATGTATGATTGGGAGCATACTTTATTTAAATCCAAATATAAATATTAATTCTTACAAATCATCATAATAACCATCGTAATCGATTAGGAGAATGTATAATAAAAGTGAGGTCAAGAGGCTTAAAAGAGATGTAGGTACTCGTTGCAAACGATCACCAGAGGGGATCAAAAGCTGTATCTGGCGCATGAGCGGGGCTGACGATTGTTAATAAATCCGAGTGATTGGGCTATTATTGTGACTTATAGAAGCGGGCGCAAAGTCAGAGACGTTTGTGCAGCAGTTGTGGTAAAGACCAACACTTCGGAGAGTTTATAATTTATCACATAATTTTCTCAATGTTTTTATTGATGTCTTTGTATGTAACAACGTCCTAAAACAATGAACACAAATGAAATTTTCTATTTCAAAATATAAATCTAAATCAGCTCGTTCTATGTGTGTTGTTTTTTTACATTTTCCACAAGTGAAATGTAAATCTTGACAAATAATTTTGAATATCTTGTCTATTCTGGATTTACTTACGGAATTATTAATTTCAAGTAATTGTAAAAATCCAATAGTTCTACGTAATTTTTTAAGCGCTCTTATGTTTTGATTTTTTTCGTCTTCTAAAAAATTAAAAATAATTGCATCAATAACCGATACTGCATAAAATAGTAAGTTAGGAACAACTAAATAATAATTTTCAAAATATCTATTATAATCGTTTTTCTGTGAAAAAACAAAATTGAAGTTTTGCTCAGTTGTTTTGTAATTTTTATCATTAGTTACTATATGCAACGCTTGATTTGTTGTGCCATTAATTCCAGCATCGAAGGCTTTATTATATCTTAAATCATATATAAGTTCGGAATCATAGAGAAAAGTCGTATCAATTTTATCAAACACTTTTTTAATGATTTCTTTCTTGTTAAGTTTTCTATTACTCGGATCATAAGTTTCTGGATCTCCAATATGAAAAAAGCGATTGATGAATTCGGCTCTATCGATGAGAAGTTGCTCAAGGATAAATAATTCATCAGCAAATGGTTTTCTCAACAAAGCATAAGCAACAGTCATTTTCCCTCTTTTTGCGGCATGCATTGATTCAAATATAAAATTTATTAAGTCTGATGTGACTGCACTTAATATTTGCTTCGAAACAACAAGTTCTATTTCAATTGTTAGATTTTGAGATTTTAACCAATCCAAAGCATGAATTTTACTTTTCTTTGTCTCCTCCATAAACTTTATTGCATTTTCTCCGGTTATAGAGGTTTGAAAAAGATTTTTATAATTTTTCTCTTTATAAACTTCGGTTAGTTGGTCATAAATAACCGCACAAATATTATTGACTTTGATATACTTTTCAGGTATTGCAACGTCATCCATATCTCCATCTTCGTCAATTGCTAATGTTAATCTCATAAGTGGTCAAATTGCCTACGTTTGGTCGCTTGGCGATGTGGCGGACTAAGGAAGCCTAATCTTTCGGTTAATGACTAATTTTTCAAGTACAAAACCATCTTCAAATTAAGCCAAATCCCGCCATATTGCCAAACGACGGTTGGCAGTAGTTCTTTTTTTATGATGTTTGAGCTAATAAATTTTTTACTGCTGTGCTAACCTCTGAGCTATTAAAAATACTTCTTAAAATATCATTCAATTCTTCAATTGTTTTCCCTTTATATTTTTTGTTTTCTAATGAACTATAGATTTGATATGGAGACGTTTTTAAGGTTTCATGAGCTAATCTCAATAAAGTAAAAGTATAACCTAATTCAGGAACGTTTATGCGAAATGTATGTATAAAGCATTCCGCATTAAAATCGTCTGCATCTGAATTTAAAAATGGTTGGCCTGTTATAGTTCCAATATTCCCTTGAAGTTTACCATTTGAAATTTCGGTTAAAAAATTTGATTGAATTGATAATATTTCTTTTGGTGTTGGTTCTGTTTTTTTTAATTCTATTTTATTCCAAAGATTTTCCATTATACATTTGTTAAATTAATATTGAATTTTAAAGGTAAGTGATCTGATATTTTTTTATCAATTCTAGATGTTAAATTAATTGTTTTTAATAAAGATTTGCCATTGATTTCATGAATAATATCTAAATTATTTTCATCAAATACATCTAATAATTCTGGTCGAATTATAATTTGATCATAAATATTCCAATGCAAATTAATATATTTATAAGTGTCAAAATAATGTGTTCCTGAAACGTTACCTTTTGAAAATTC belongs to Flavobacterium aquiphilum and includes:
- a CDS encoding Panacea domain-containing protein encodes the protein MEYVIIAVLLIVLFLVFLREEEKQRVMSYSPTTIANYFIEKHSKDGELTPMKLLKLTYIAYGWYLAVTEKTKKLLNEQPVAWDYGPVFPSLYGNLKRVGDLKIKDKLPNQASGEKITSEDEKFLDKIWSIYGKFDGVYLSALTHQEGTPWKEVYCPGCNSILNDDSIYEHYKSKLTPSA
- a CDS encoding restriction endonuclease PLD domain-containing protein codes for the protein MTDFADFFGEVDFSQLKKLHLITTLSPKSFDQIKKISSLISFIEFPDIKDKKVINQISLNNKLHGKIYIFKKDDNYVSAIVSSANFTDSGLSRNHEWGIEISDKVEIKKLETSILDSIEFSNLSFDEIYRMQQATTNFLAKQPQTETRDIDLKLTDLLSSSSWTSQLNDTIVFWLKPIGVTDNPVTEDRLFNSLEQELNFSKLRPNGVKPNDILIAYGVGTTKILSVYRVTSFPQMATPEEIEEDDWLERWPWYVDAENLTPNFGATWGSHNLWINSLKDEFLAANPDEAITAVGGQTLGALNYGKDKLKLSPDFAKFIIDKVVAINDRR